The following proteins are co-located in the Streptosporangium brasiliense genome:
- a CDS encoding ABC transporter permease has product MGAYLLKRLVSNVLLVAIAASMAYFLAATSLEPRAKYEGRQPPVAEAVVDATLDDYNLNDKTPVFERYVTWVSGIVQGDFGKTWQGKSVNDEMGRRIGVSLRLLLIGTIIGSGVGVVVGAFAAVRQYKLSDRVIGVSSFVIMAVPVFVTATMLTIAAVGLNDTLGFTLLEYTGEYNPALSGWDQFANRLNHLILPTISLSLGQIAFYSRIQRNMMLDVLGQDFVRTARAKGLSRRTALFKHALRTALVPAATYFAFAFGTLLTGATFTEKIFGWHGMGAWLVDSIQQNDTNSVAAVSLFAAVCVLVAGLLSDLAVAALDPRVRVS; this is encoded by the coding sequence ATGGGCGCCTACCTGCTGAAGCGGCTGGTCAGCAATGTCCTGCTCGTGGCGATCGCCGCGAGCATGGCCTACTTCCTCGCCGCCACCAGCCTCGAACCGAGGGCCAAGTACGAAGGTCGCCAGCCGCCGGTGGCCGAGGCCGTCGTCGACGCGACGCTGGACGACTACAACCTCAACGACAAGACGCCGGTCTTCGAGCGTTACGTCACCTGGGTCTCCGGAATCGTCCAAGGCGACTTCGGCAAGACCTGGCAGGGCAAGTCGGTCAACGACGAGATGGGCCGGCGCATCGGCGTCAGCCTGCGGCTGCTGCTCATCGGCACGATCATCGGCTCGGGCGTCGGCGTGGTCGTGGGGGCCTTCGCCGCCGTCAGGCAGTACAAGCTCAGCGACCGGGTCATCGGGGTGAGCTCCTTCGTCATCATGGCGGTCCCGGTCTTCGTGACCGCCACGATGCTCACGATCGCCGCGGTCGGCCTCAACGACACCCTGGGCTTCACGCTCCTGGAGTACACCGGTGAGTACAACCCGGCGCTGAGCGGCTGGGACCAGTTCGCCAACCGGCTCAACCACCTGATCCTGCCGACGATCTCCCTCAGCCTCGGGCAGATCGCCTTCTACAGCCGGATCCAGCGCAACATGATGCTGGACGTGCTGGGCCAGGACTTCGTCCGCACCGCCCGGGCCAAGGGCCTCAGCCGCCGCACGGCGCTGTTCAAGCACGCGCTGCGGACCGCGCTGGTCCCGGCCGCGACCTACTTCGCCTTCGCCTTCGGCACCCTGCTGACCGGCGCGACCTTCACCGAGAAGATCTTCGGCTGGCACGGGATGGGGGCCTGGCTGGTGGACTCGATCCAGCAGAACGACACCAACTCGGTCGCCGCGGTGAGCCTGTTCGCCGCCGTCTGCGTCCTGGTGGCGGGCCTGCTGTCGGACCTCGCCGTGGCCGCCCTCGACCCCCGGGTCCGGGTGAGCTAG
- a CDS encoding ABC transporter family substrate-binding protein produces the protein MKVGYKAVAGTALLAMALTACGGGGADKPKAGSSEAAKEAQQQAAGLAGSATNPVPYDQVAEGGVVKLALSGWQTQWNYNQVNGTHATTDDVIEPLMPLVAIANDKAEVTNNPDYVTEWKMELTGGKQVVTYKIHEKATWSDGKPITYKDFQAQWKALSGENKKYQVSSTDGYDRVESVEKGATDKDVVVTFAKNYPDWPGMFSPLYPASTNETPEAFNKGWIDKIPVTAGPFKVESIDQTSKAATLVRDDKWWGQKAKLDKVIFRGMDATAVLNAFANGELDAVEVPVNAADLKRAKEVPNADIRKAAAPNWRHITVNGSSDFLKDKSVRQAIQLGINRETIAASDLKDMDWPVQTLNNHLYMNTHKGYVDNSGELGKYNPEKAKQMLEAAGWKQEGEYRKKDGKEFSLRFIVPASLPTAKQEGELTQAMLKEVGVKVVIEPVPDDKLFDDFIIPGNFDLAPFSWLGTPFPNGALPQIYRTPESAENFGSNFPRIGTPELDKLIDQAAGEMDPAKAIELGNAADKMIWDEVHTIPLYQRPDIYATKKTLANYGSFGYSDKNWTTVGYTK, from the coding sequence GTGAAGGTTGGCTACAAGGCCGTCGCCGGGACAGCGCTCCTGGCCATGGCCCTCACCGCCTGCGGCGGCGGCGGCGCCGACAAGCCGAAGGCCGGGTCGAGCGAGGCCGCCAAGGAGGCCCAGCAGCAGGCCGCCGGGCTTGCCGGAAGCGCGACCAACCCGGTCCCCTACGACCAGGTCGCCGAGGGCGGCGTCGTGAAGCTGGCGCTCAGCGGGTGGCAGACCCAGTGGAACTACAACCAGGTCAACGGCACCCACGCCACCACTGACGACGTGATCGAGCCGCTGATGCCGCTCGTCGCCATCGCCAACGACAAGGCCGAGGTCACCAACAACCCCGACTACGTCACCGAGTGGAAGATGGAGCTCACCGGGGGCAAGCAGGTCGTCACCTACAAGATCCACGAGAAGGCGACCTGGTCGGACGGGAAGCCGATCACCTACAAGGACTTCCAGGCCCAGTGGAAGGCCCTGAGCGGCGAGAACAAGAAGTACCAGGTCTCCTCGACCGACGGCTACGACCGGGTCGAGTCGGTGGAGAAGGGCGCCACCGACAAGGACGTGGTGGTGACCTTCGCCAAGAACTACCCGGACTGGCCGGGCATGTTCTCCCCGCTCTACCCCGCCTCGACGAACGAGACGCCCGAGGCGTTCAACAAGGGCTGGATCGACAAGATCCCGGTCACCGCGGGCCCGTTCAAGGTCGAGTCCATCGACCAGACCAGCAAGGCCGCCACCCTCGTCCGCGACGACAAGTGGTGGGGCCAGAAGGCCAAGCTCGACAAGGTCATCTTCCGGGGCATGGACGCGACCGCCGTCCTGAACGCCTTCGCCAACGGCGAGCTCGACGCGGTGGAGGTCCCGGTGAACGCCGCCGACCTCAAGCGGGCCAAGGAGGTGCCGAACGCCGACATCCGTAAGGCCGCGGCCCCGAACTGGCGTCACATCACCGTCAACGGCTCCAGCGACTTCCTCAAGGACAAGTCGGTCCGTCAGGCCATCCAGCTCGGCATCAACCGCGAGACGATCGCCGCGTCCGACCTCAAGGACATGGACTGGCCGGTCCAGACGCTCAACAACCACCTGTACATGAACACCCACAAGGGTTACGTGGACAACTCCGGCGAGCTCGGCAAGTACAACCCGGAGAAGGCCAAGCAGATGCTGGAGGCGGCCGGCTGGAAGCAGGAGGGCGAGTACCGCAAGAAGGACGGCAAGGAGTTCTCGCTCCGCTTCATCGTCCCGGCCTCCCTGCCCACCGCAAAGCAGGAGGGTGAGCTGACCCAGGCGATGCTGAAGGAGGTCGGCGTAAAGGTCGTCATCGAGCCGGTCCCCGACGACAAGCTCTTCGACGACTTCATCATCCCCGGCAACTTCGACCTCGCCCCGTTCTCCTGGCTGGGCACGCCGTTCCCGAACGGCGCCCTGCCGCAGATCTACCGGACGCCCGAGAGCGCGGAGAACTTCGGCAGCAACTTCCCGCGCATCGGCACCCCCGAGCTGGACAAGCTGATCGACCAGGCCGCGGGTGAGATGGACCCGGCCAAGGCGATCGAGCTGGGCAACGCGGCCGACAAGATGATCTGGGACGAGGTGCACACGATTCCGCTGTACCAGCGCCCCGACATCTACGCCACGAAGAAGACCCTGGCGAACTACGGTTCCTTCGGGTACTCCGACAAGAACTGGACGACGGTCGGCTACACCAAGTAG
- a CDS encoding PucR family transcriptional regulator, with amino-acid sequence MVVAPTLRTVVRRLPLKLGVLTGQDALDRPVRWVAVSELEDPTPFLEGGELVLTTGMRLGADNAGPYVDRLVGKGVTGLGFGVGLGHEVIPAGLVEAAARAGLPLIEVPRDTPFVAIGKVVSDLIAAEQYDEIRRAFATQGRLTRAALRPEGPRAVIDGLARELGGWAVLLDEAGAVRHAAGKGATGIAGLRPELERLRRPAGGGTPASLALSTPGEHVIVQPIGARRVRGFFAVGLDRPFSPVAHTVINAAGSLLTLTIEHGREHLAAERRVRSAALRLLLAGQVRAGQETLELLGGGLPDGPLVVLAVGGDQEAVLEAAGEEFAADAEERVVVVVAADRAEEAAAALREHGPVGIGSPVGPDELRTGLDQADRALAAARRVAGRVMRFADLAGQGLLSLLDPEVAGAFSAALLAPLREYGSRADLLESLRAYLACNGHWDAAAQRLGVHRHTLRYRMRRVAELLGRDLDDPAARAELWVALAMTE; translated from the coding sequence GTGGTTGTGGCTCCCACGCTCCGCACCGTCGTGCGGCGCCTGCCGCTCAAACTCGGTGTGCTCACCGGGCAGGACGCGCTCGACCGGCCGGTGCGCTGGGTGGCGGTCAGCGAACTGGAGGACCCGACGCCGTTCCTGGAGGGCGGTGAGCTGGTCCTCACCACGGGCATGCGCCTGGGCGCCGACAACGCCGGGCCGTACGTCGACCGGCTGGTCGGCAAGGGGGTCACCGGGCTCGGGTTTGGCGTCGGGCTGGGCCACGAGGTGATCCCGGCCGGGCTGGTGGAGGCGGCGGCGCGGGCCGGGCTGCCGCTGATCGAGGTGCCGCGCGACACCCCGTTCGTCGCGATCGGCAAGGTGGTCAGCGACCTGATCGCCGCCGAGCAGTACGACGAGATCAGGCGCGCCTTCGCCACCCAGGGCCGCCTCACCCGTGCCGCGCTCCGCCCCGAGGGCCCCCGCGCGGTGATCGACGGCCTGGCCCGTGAGCTCGGCGGCTGGGCCGTCCTGCTCGACGAGGCGGGGGCCGTACGGCACGCGGCGGGCAAAGGGGCCACCGGCATCGCCGGACTCCGCCCCGAGCTGGAGCGACTGCGACGGCCCGCCGGCGGCGGCACCCCCGCGAGCCTGGCGCTGTCCACGCCCGGCGAGCACGTCATCGTCCAGCCGATCGGCGCCCGTCGCGTCAGGGGGTTCTTCGCGGTCGGACTCGACCGGCCGTTCAGCCCGGTCGCGCACACCGTGATCAACGCCGCGGGCTCCCTGCTGACGCTCACCATCGAGCACGGCAGGGAGCACCTGGCGGCCGAGCGCCGGGTCCGCTCCGCGGCGCTCCGGCTGCTGCTGGCCGGGCAGGTGCGGGCCGGTCAGGAGACGCTGGAGCTGCTGGGGGGCGGGCTCCCCGACGGGCCGCTGGTGGTGCTGGCCGTTGGCGGCGACCAGGAGGCGGTGCTGGAGGCCGCGGGCGAGGAGTTCGCGGCGGACGCCGAGGAGCGGGTGGTGGTCGTCGTCGCGGCGGACCGGGCCGAGGAGGCGGCCGCGGCGCTGCGGGAGCACGGTCCGGTCGGGATCGGCTCCCCGGTCGGACCCGACGAGCTGCGCACCGGACTCGACCAGGCCGACCGGGCGCTCGCCGCGGCCCGCCGCGTCGCCGGACGGGTCATGCGCTTCGCCGACCTCGCGGGCCAGGGCCTGCTGTCCCTGCTGGACCCCGAGGTGGCCGGGGCGTTCTCCGCGGCGCTGCTCGCCCCCCTGCGCGAGTACGGCTCGCGCGCCGACCTGCTGGAGTCCCTCCGCGCCTACCTGGCGTGCAACGGCCACTGGGACGCGGCGGCGCAACGGCTCGGCGTGCACCGGCACACCCTGCGCTACCGCATGCGCCGCGTCGCCGAACTCCTCGGCCGCGACCTCGACGACCCGGCGGCCCGCGCCGAACTCTGGGTGGCGCTGGCCATGACGGAGTGA
- a CDS encoding ABC transporter permease, with translation MRSKVVLARLMRNPQARYGLIALVLLLVLAYAGPFFGPHDWTEKDFLAFLEPPSADHWWGTTQIGQDVYAVTLRGMQKSLVIGFLVALFATGAAALVGAAAGYFGGWVDRALMWGADLLLVLPSFLIIAIISPRLKGGSWLWFVVLLAAFSWMITSRVVRSMTLSLREREYIQAARYMGIPGWKIILRHIVPNLSSLLIIDATLNVSAAVIGEAALSFFGFGIQPPDVSLGTLIAAGSDKVTGYPWLFFFPAGLLVLLVLSVNLIGDGLRDALDPGSNS, from the coding sequence ATGCGGTCGAAAGTCGTCCTCGCTCGCCTGATGCGCAACCCGCAGGCCCGCTACGGCCTCATCGCGCTGGTGCTGCTCCTGGTGCTCGCCTACGCCGGTCCGTTCTTCGGCCCCCACGACTGGACCGAGAAGGACTTCCTGGCCTTCCTCGAACCGCCCTCGGCCGACCACTGGTGGGGGACCACCCAGATCGGCCAGGACGTCTACGCGGTCACCCTGCGCGGCATGCAGAAGTCGCTCGTCATCGGCTTCCTCGTGGCACTCTTCGCCACCGGCGCCGCCGCCCTGGTCGGTGCCGCCGCCGGATACTTCGGCGGGTGGGTGGACCGGGCCCTGATGTGGGGCGCGGACCTGCTGCTCGTGCTGCCCAGCTTCCTGATCATCGCGATCATCTCGCCGCGCCTCAAGGGAGGCTCCTGGCTCTGGTTCGTGGTCCTGCTCGCCGCCTTCTCCTGGATGATCACCTCCCGGGTGGTGCGGAGCATGACGCTCTCCCTGCGGGAGCGGGAGTACATCCAGGCCGCCCGTTACATGGGCATCCCCGGCTGGAAGATCATCCTGCGGCACATCGTGCCGAACCTCTCCTCCCTGCTGATCATCGACGCCACGCTCAACGTCAGCGCGGCGGTCATCGGCGAGGCGGCGCTGTCGTTCTTCGGGTTCGGCATCCAGCCGCCCGACGTCTCGCTCGGCACGCTGATCGCGGCAGGCAGTGACAAGGTCACCGGCTATCCGTGGCTGTTCTTCTTCCCGGCGGGTCTGCTCGTGCTGCTCGTGCTCAGTGTCAACCTCATCGGCGACGGCCTGCGTGACGCGCTCGACCCGGGGAGCAACTCATGA
- the gabT gene encoding 4-aminobutyrate--2-oxoglutarate transaminase — MSTVTQGGPSLPQERRVVTEIPGPKSRELFARKQAAVPPGIGTTLPVFVTHAGGGVVVDADGNSLIDFGSGIAVTSVGNAAPRVVERVQKQVADFTHTCFMVTPYESYVQVCEKLNELTPGDHAKRTFLLNSGAEAVENAVKVARHATGRQAVVVFDHGYHGRTLLTMSLTAKNMPYKHRFGPFAPEVYRVPLAYPFRWPTGPDNCAEEAAAQAIDQITKQIGAENVAAVVIEPIAGEGGFIEPAKGFLPKIVEFCRENGIVFIADEVQTGFSRTGDLFACEDEGIVPDIIVTAKGIAGGLPLAAVTGRAELLDKVHVGGLGGTYGGNPLACEAALGVLETIEADDLTGRARRIGEVMLPRLRAIADKNPAIGDVRGRGAMIAIELVVPGTKDPHPTAAGEIAKRCHAEGLLVLTAGTYGNVLRFLPPLVMPDHLLEEGLAILEKAINEV, encoded by the coding sequence ATGAGCACCGTCACCCAGGGCGGCCCCTCGCTTCCGCAGGAGCGCCGGGTCGTCACCGAGATTCCCGGCCCGAAGTCCCGCGAGCTGTTCGCGCGCAAGCAGGCCGCCGTTCCCCCGGGCATCGGCACCACGCTGCCGGTCTTCGTGACGCACGCCGGTGGCGGTGTCGTCGTCGACGCCGACGGCAACTCGCTGATCGACTTCGGCTCCGGCATCGCGGTGACCAGCGTCGGCAACGCCGCGCCGCGCGTGGTCGAGCGGGTGCAGAAGCAGGTCGCCGACTTCACCCACACCTGCTTCATGGTCACGCCGTACGAGTCCTACGTCCAGGTCTGCGAGAAGCTCAACGAGCTCACGCCCGGTGACCACGCGAAGCGCACCTTCCTGCTCAACAGCGGCGCCGAGGCCGTGGAGAACGCGGTCAAGGTCGCCCGCCACGCCACGGGGCGCCAGGCGGTCGTCGTGTTCGACCACGGCTACCACGGCCGGACCCTGCTGACGATGTCGCTGACGGCCAAGAACATGCCGTACAAGCACAGGTTCGGCCCGTTCGCCCCCGAGGTCTACCGGGTGCCGCTGGCCTATCCCTTCCGCTGGCCCACCGGCCCGGACAACTGCGCGGAGGAGGCGGCGGCCCAGGCGATCGACCAGATCACCAAGCAGATCGGCGCCGAGAACGTGGCGGCCGTGGTGATCGAGCCGATCGCCGGCGAGGGCGGCTTCATCGAGCCGGCCAAGGGCTTCCTGCCGAAGATCGTGGAGTTCTGTCGCGAGAACGGCATCGTGTTCATCGCCGACGAGGTCCAGACGGGCTTCTCCCGCACCGGTGACCTGTTCGCCTGCGAGGACGAGGGCATCGTCCCGGACATCATCGTCACCGCCAAGGGCATCGCGGGCGGCCTGCCGCTGGCGGCCGTCACCGGCCGCGCCGAGCTGCTCGACAAGGTCCACGTCGGCGGGCTGGGCGGCACCTACGGCGGCAACCCGCTCGCCTGCGAGGCGGCGCTGGGCGTGCTGGAGACCATCGAGGCCGACGACCTGACCGGCAGGGCCCGCCGCATCGGCGAGGTCATGCTGCCCCGGCTGCGCGCCATCGCCGACAAGAACCCGGCGATCGGTGACGTGCGCGGCCGCGGCGCCATGATCGCCATCGAGCTGGTCGTCCCCGGCACCAAGGACCCGCACCCCACCGCGGCGGGCGAGATCGCCAAGAGGTGCCACGCCGAGGGCCTGCTCGTGCTGACCGCGGGCACCTACGGCAACGTTCTGCGCTTCCTGCCGCCGCTGGTCATGCCCGACCACCTGCTGGAAGAGGGATTGGCAATTCTGGAGAAGGCCATCAACGAGGTCTGA
- a CDS encoding dipeptide ABC transporter ATP-binding protein has product MTILEVNDLNVTFRGGIKAVRGVSYELSRGEVLGIVGESGSGKSVTSLAVMGLLPAGAEVSGSVKLHGRELLDMPEEELIRLRGKTIGMIFQDPLSAFTPVYTIGDQIAEAVRIHQKVGKDKAAKRAVELLDLVGIPHPNVRAKAFPHEFSGGMRQRAMIAMAIANDPDVLICDEPTTALDVTIQAQVLEVLKTAQRETGAGIVMITHDLGVVAGIADRVLVMYAGKPVELGGVDEIYYRPRQPYTMGLLASIPRMDRPEGRLVPIEGSPPSPAALPPGCPFAPRCPMRVTACDEAEPDLERIGPGTRMSACIRSHEIELKGLDGATIYPVPEAPAEAADPRPRAERETVLRVEDMVRHYPLMKGAVFKRRVGTVHAVDGISFDIAEGETLALVGESGCGKTTTLQQIMQLEAPQGGTVVVLGKDSARLAKAERKALRRDLQIVFQDPMAALDPRMPVGDILAEPLRAHGHKDVEARIAELLSLVGLDPSHAQRYPQHFSGGQRQRIGIARALALEPKLVVLDEPVSALDVSIQAGVINLLEDLKVRLGLSYLFVAHDLSVVRHLADRIAVMYLGKIAEIGTVEEVYGRPAHPYTRALLSAIPLPDPELERSRERILLEGDLPSPADPPSGCRFRTRCPKRARLGAEEARRCEEEEPTVVRLAPAVDHGAACHYPEETEVVVASRR; this is encoded by the coding sequence ATGACGATTCTCGAGGTGAACGACCTCAACGTCACCTTCCGCGGCGGCATCAAGGCCGTCCGGGGGGTGAGCTACGAGCTCAGCCGGGGCGAGGTGCTCGGCATCGTCGGCGAGTCGGGCTCCGGCAAGTCGGTGACCTCGCTGGCGGTGATGGGCCTGCTGCCGGCCGGCGCCGAGGTCAGCGGATCGGTGAAGCTGCACGGCAGGGAACTGCTCGACATGCCGGAGGAGGAGCTCATCCGGCTCCGCGGCAAGACCATCGGCATGATCTTCCAGGACCCGCTGTCGGCCTTCACCCCCGTCTACACCATCGGTGACCAGATCGCCGAGGCGGTGCGGATCCACCAGAAGGTCGGCAAGGACAAGGCGGCCAAGCGGGCCGTCGAGCTGCTGGACCTGGTCGGCATCCCGCACCCGAACGTGCGGGCCAAGGCGTTCCCGCACGAGTTCTCCGGCGGCATGCGCCAGCGCGCGATGATCGCCATGGCCATCGCCAACGACCCCGACGTGCTGATCTGCGACGAGCCGACCACCGCACTCGACGTCACCATCCAGGCCCAGGTGCTGGAGGTGCTCAAGACCGCGCAGCGGGAGACCGGCGCCGGCATCGTGATGATCACCCATGACCTGGGGGTCGTCGCGGGCATCGCCGACCGGGTGCTGGTGATGTACGCGGGCAAGCCGGTCGAGCTGGGCGGCGTGGACGAGATCTACTACCGCCCGCGCCAGCCGTACACGATGGGCCTGCTCGCCTCGATCCCGCGGATGGACCGCCCGGAGGGGCGGCTGGTCCCGATCGAGGGCAGCCCGCCCTCGCCCGCCGCGCTCCCGCCGGGCTGCCCGTTCGCGCCGCGCTGCCCGATGCGGGTCACCGCGTGCGACGAGGCCGAGCCCGACCTGGAGCGGATCGGCCCCGGCACCCGCATGTCGGCCTGCATCCGCTCGCACGAGATCGAGCTCAAGGGTCTCGACGGCGCCACGATCTATCCCGTGCCCGAGGCCCCCGCCGAGGCGGCCGATCCCCGGCCGCGCGCCGAGCGGGAGACCGTGCTGCGGGTCGAGGACATGGTCCGGCACTACCCGCTGATGAAGGGCGCGGTGTTCAAGCGCCGGGTCGGCACCGTGCACGCGGTGGACGGCATCAGCTTCGACATCGCCGAGGGCGAGACGCTGGCCCTGGTCGGCGAGTCGGGCTGCGGCAAGACCACCACGCTCCAGCAGATCATGCAGCTGGAGGCGCCGCAGGGTGGCACGGTCGTCGTGCTCGGCAAGGACAGCGCCCGGTTGGCCAAGGCCGAGCGCAAGGCGCTCCGCCGGGACCTGCAGATCGTCTTCCAGGACCCGATGGCCGCGCTCGACCCGCGCATGCCGGTCGGCGACATCCTCGCCGAACCGCTGCGCGCGCACGGCCACAAGGACGTCGAGGCCCGGATCGCCGAGCTGCTCAGCCTGGTGGGTCTGGACCCGAGCCACGCCCAGCGCTATCCGCAGCACTTCTCCGGCGGCCAGCGCCAGCGCATCGGCATCGCCCGCGCCCTGGCCCTGGAGCCCAAGCTGGTCGTGCTCGACGAGCCCGTGTCGGCGCTGGACGTGTCCATCCAGGCAGGTGTGATCAACCTGCTGGAGGACCTGAAGGTCAGGCTCGGCCTGTCCTACCTGTTCGTCGCGCACGACCTGTCGGTGGTCCGGCACCTCGCGGACCGGATCGCCGTCATGTATCTCGGCAAGATCGCCGAGATCGGCACGGTCGAGGAGGTGTACGGCAGGCCCGCGCACCCCTACACGCGGGCGCTGTTGTCGGCCATCCCGCTGCCCGACCCCGAGCTGGAGCGCTCCCGCGAGCGGATCCTGCTCGAAGGCGACCTGCCCAGCCCGGCCGACCCTCCGTCGGGCTGCCGCTTCCGCACCCGCTGCCCCAAGCGTGCCCGGCTGGGCGCCGAGGAGGCGCGCAGGTGCGAGGAGGAAGAGCCCACTGTTGTCCGGCTCGCGCCCGCCGTCGACCACGGCGCCGCCTGCCACTACCCCGAGGAGACCGAGGTCGTCGTGGCCTCGCGTCGCTGA
- a CDS encoding TetR/AcrR family transcriptional regulator: protein MTSPAPRGLQGAYLVGERATQDELRGKLLDVASQLLVTIGPESLSMRRIATEAGCSTTVIYTMFGSKEGLAEALYLEGFERFRRRLEAVPARGNALEHLTALGPAYREAALAEPGYYALMFERAIPGFVPSERARTLARAALNVLDRVIADCISAGYIIPTQPRKIADALWAAAQGAIGLERAGHLRDSHTYDAVTYATISRYLVGGR from the coding sequence ATGACCTCTCCGGCGCCGCGCGGACTGCAGGGCGCCTATCTGGTCGGCGAGCGGGCCACCCAGGACGAGCTCCGCGGCAAGCTGCTCGACGTGGCCAGCCAGCTCCTGGTCACCATCGGGCCCGAGAGCCTGTCGATGCGCCGCATCGCCACCGAGGCCGGATGCTCGACGACCGTCATCTACACCATGTTCGGCAGCAAGGAGGGCCTGGCCGAGGCGCTCTACCTGGAGGGTTTCGAGCGGTTCCGGCGGCGTCTGGAGGCGGTCCCCGCGCGCGGGAACGCGCTGGAGCACCTGACCGCGCTCGGCCCCGCCTACCGGGAGGCCGCGCTGGCCGAGCCCGGCTACTACGCCCTGATGTTCGAGCGGGCGATCCCCGGGTTCGTGCCGAGCGAGCGGGCCAGGACCCTGGCCCGGGCGGCGCTCAACGTCCTCGACCGGGTGATCGCCGACTGCATCTCGGCGGGATACATCATCCCGACCCAGCCCAGGAAGATCGCCGACGCCCTCTGGGCCGCCGCCCAGGGCGCCATCGGCCTGGAGCGCGCCGGGCACCTGCGTGACAGCCACACCTACGACGCGGTCACCTACGCCACCATCTCCCGCTACCTGGTCGGCGGGCGCTGA